In the genome of Candidatus Neomarinimicrobiota bacterium, the window ATGGTACTGTATCTTGTTCCGGCCGAAATAGAATTGCGCGTTTGCGAAGGAAGCCGTGCACAAGAGGAGAGCCGCAGCTCTGAGAATAGGTCTCACACTCAAAAGATACCTCACGGAAGCAGGCCGTGTCAACAGTTAGATAGTGCCAGGTTGTGCCGGGAAAGAGACTCGAACTCTCACGGTGTCGCCACCACCTGATTTTGAGTCAGGCGCGTCTACCAATTCCGCCATCCCGGCGATTCAAAGAACACTTTGACTGTCCAGGTGTAGCAACCATCCCGATATCGATCGGGACGTATCTACCAACTTCGCCATCCCGCCAATTCGCATTTCAGAGCAGGGAAAAGTATAGACTTCGTCGGAAAAATGTCAATATATTTCCCCCTGCGGAATAGAAATCCTTCACTGGGAGGTCCACATGAACAATAATTATGCCACCATCCCTGAGATGTTCCTCGATGTTTGCGAAAGATATGGCGACAAGGATGTCTACGGTTATAAGCAGAAGGGGGCATGGAGCACGCTCTCCTTTCGAGATGTTCGCAGAGAAGTCGAAGAACTGGCCCACGGACTGGCTTCCCTGGGTGTCGACAGGGGAGACCGTGTCGCAATTCTCTCCAACAACAATCCCCACTGGGCCATGGGCGATTATGCGATTACCTCCATGGGTGGCGTCACCGTTACAGTTTATCCCACTCTGCCCCCGGCGCAGATTCAATTCATACTGGACGATTCCCAATCGAGGGCCATATTTGTGGAGAACAGGGAACAGGCAGACAAGGTACTGGAGTTCTTTGATCAGAGCAAATTTCTGGAAAGAATGATAGTCATGAACGATGACCGTTTGAGCAAGGACAACGTTCACACTTTTCACGACCTTTTGGAGATGGGGAAAGCCGGGAAGGAGTCTGCAGCCTTCGATTTCCTTGAGAGGGCGAATTCGGTTGCCCCGGACGATTTGTTAACGCTCGTTTACACCAGTGGGACTACGGGGGATCCCAAGGGTGTCATGCTAACTCACAACAATCTCATATCCAACGTCAGGTCGGCGCTTCAGACAATCCCCATGAACGAAAATGACGTTTTTCTCTCCTTCCTTCCGCTGAGCCACAGTTTTGAACGTATGGCGGGGCACTACACCGCGTTTACCGTTGGGGCGACAGTCTACTACGCTGAAAGTATTGACACGGTAGCCGAGAACATTTCGGAAGTGAGGCCTACCGTCATGACGAGTGTCCCTCGTCTGTATGAGAAAATGTATGCCCGCGTTCTGGAGAAAGTGGCGAGCGATCCTCCGCTGAGACAGAAAATCTTCTGGTGGGCCGTCAGGGTGGGACGAAAGGCGGTAGAGTACAGGCAGAGGAATCGGCCTCTCCCCGTGGGTCTGAAGATGAAATTCTCCGTCGCAGACAAACTGGTATTCTCCAAATTGAAGCAACGTTTGGGAGGGCGATTGAGGTTTTTCGTATCGGGAGCCGCGCCCCTGTCGGCCGAAATCGGGGAATTCTTCGCTTCCGCGGATATTATGATTCTTGAAGGCTACGGCCTTACGGAGACGAGTCCCGTGATGACAGTAAATCGCCTCGAATCCTTCAAATTTGGTACGGTCGGAATGCCCATACCTGGCGTGGAGGTGAGGATTGCGGATGACGGGGAAATCCTCAATAGAGGACCCAATAACATGAAAGGATATTTCAAGAGTGAAGAAGCGACGCGGGAGGTGATTGATGATGAAGGATGGCTTCACACGG includes:
- a CDS encoding long-chain fatty acid--CoA ligase, with the translated sequence MNNNYATIPEMFLDVCERYGDKDVYGYKQKGAWSTLSFRDVRREVEELAHGLASLGVDRGDRVAILSNNNPHWAMGDYAITSMGGVTVTVYPTLPPAQIQFILDDSQSRAIFVENREQADKVLEFFDQSKFLERMIVMNDDRLSKDNVHTFHDLLEMGKAGKESAAFDFLERANSVAPDDLLTLVYTSGTTGDPKGVMLTHNNLISNVRSALQTIPMNENDVFLSFLPLSHSFERMAGHYTAFTVGATVYYAESIDTVAENISEVRPTVMTSVPRLYEKMYARVLEKVASDPPLRQKIFWWAVRVGRKAVEYRQRNRPLPVGLKMKFSVADKLVFSKLKQRLGGRLRFFVSGAAPLSAEIGEFFASADIMILEGYGLTETSPVMTVNRLESFKFGTVGMPIPGVEVRIADDGEILNRGPNNMKGYFKSEEATREVIDDEGWLHT